Sequence from the Corallococcus soli genome:
ACCCTCGTCGCGCTGAGGACGGACACCGTTCCGCTCGCCCAGACGACGGTGGCGACGTTCCCGTCAGAGAACCGGCGCAGTTTCTCCATCTCCGTGTCCACTCATGGCGTGGTGCTGGTGACCTACTACGACCCCTCCTTCAACCTCGTCACCCGCGTGGTGGCCCCGGCGGCCATCACCCAGGCAATGACTTCCGGCATCCCGTTCTCCCTGGCGGATGCGCCCGTGTTGGACGCGGGGGCGCCCGTCGCCCGCCTGGCGAGGCACGGCGAGGGCGTGTCGGTGCTTCGCATCGGCCCCCCCGGGCCCAACTCCCCCTATGTATTTGATTATAGCGACGTCTCACGCTTCGCCATCAGCGTGACGAACGCTGGCGCGACCGCGACCGCTGGCGCCCGGCACCCCATTGTTGTCTTCCCGGACCGGTGCACCCAGGTGTTCGATATGACCGCCATCGGGTCGGATCTGCTCCTCGGCGTGCAGGACAAGAACGGCTCGCGCCTGGTCCGCATCCAGCAGGCTCCGTGAGCCGTGGCCACACGGGCCGCGCCTTGACGGGCCTGGGGTGACCTCCTGGAAGGGCCGGGCAGGAAACGCCTGCGCCCAAGGCCCGCGAGACGCCCCTTCCCGAGTTCATCCTCCCCACCGTGGAGGTCATCGGGAAGGGCGTCCCCGACGCCCTCGTCGACTCCGCCTGACGCCGCGATCCCACCGGCGCCATCACCGTCATCAATGCCCGTGAGCGCGCAGGCGAGGCGCGTGACACGGCGGAACTGCTCGGCGGATCCGCGAGCCTCGTGGTGCAGGACTCCGGTGGCTACGGCCAGAGCAAGAGCCTGGTGTTTCGCCCATGAGGGCTGCACGGCTTCTGCACCGGCCCGGCGCACAGCTCGGCGGCACCCGTCAGCGTCCCTCTTCGGCACCCCTGCTCCAGCCCCCGCCCTCAGCAGGCCTTCTCTTCGCCCGATGCGTCAGCCCGTCCGCCGTCAGTTGCCGCGGTAGGTGGTGTTGAGGATGCCGATGCCCGCGCCTTCCACGTACAGGCTGACGGACGTGCCCTGGGTGGCGGCCTGGGTGGCGCGCTCGAACAGGCCCAGGCGCTCGGCCTCGCTGTACTGGTAGCCGGCGGACGAGGCGCCCGAGCCCAGGTAGTAGTAGTTGCCGACGAAGCTCCCTGTGCAGTTCGCCCCGGTGTTCACCTGCACGACCACGTAGCCCTGGCCGTAGGTGACGTTGGCTTGCCGGGTGTACGTCGCCGCACAGACGTAGCCATTCACGGTGATGGGGGCCGCCAGGGCCGTGCTGGCAAATCCGACCGACATCATCACCGCCGAAACAACGATGGACGCTCGCTTCATTGTGTTGTCCCCTTATGCTGTTGGTTGAGGCCTCCGCGCCCAGGATGGGCGGGGGCTCCGGAAAGCGTTTCTGCATTTCCGCTCGAAGTAACGTGCGGGGCGGTATTTCCTCCTCACCTCCTTTTCGCGTTCGAGGGGTGTACCGCACCGGATTGTGGAGACACCGGGTGGGTCGTCATCAGGCCGCCAGCTTCGACATTTGAGCGCCTCGTCCACACGAAGTGCGGGAGAGCCGCCGCTTCCGTAGACAGGACCTGGCCCTTTGGACGCGGCGGACCAGTACGAAGAGGCCGAGGAAGTCGACGTGGTGGAGCGCCGCTTCATCCTCAAGCGCCACCGTCGGCAGAAGTACCGCTGCGGCTGCGGCGGGTGCGTGGAGACGGCCCTGGGCCCGCCGGAGCTTCAGCGCGGCGGGCGCTACTCGCTGGACCCGCTCGACGCAGCCTTCGCGGACATGCACAGCGGGGTGAATGCCCGCGGCGTCGTCGTGTTCTGACGCCTGAAGCGGCCCGGGAAGGATTGCGCGTTCGGTCATCCACCCTGGCCCAGCGGCAGAACCCGTCGGACCCGCACCCGTGTAACCGTCACGGCGGGGCCGTCGTAACTACGGGTCAAAGGAGCACTGACCATGATCGACGGGCTTCGCAGGCGATTGCTTCCCCCTCCTCCGCCACCCCCTCCGCCGAAGAAGGAGACCCTGGCGCCGCAGCCAGCGAAGAAGCCGGCCGGGTTCTCCGGGCAGAGCACGTTCGAGGCGTCGGCCCGGGCTCCCGTGGTGCTCACCCCTCCCGCCACTCCCAGGCCGGTGGCACCGGCGGCCACCCCCGTCGCGGCCCGACCGGAGGGGACGGCGACGCCAGCCCCGACCCATACCGCCACCGGCGGCGCGTCCACCGTGCGTGGCGCATCGCGTGCAATCGAGGCGGCCTATACGTCCGGAGGGGCCAAGGCCGCCGCCGCCGAGCTCCGCTCCCAGACCGAGGCCCTGACCCACCCGGCCCAGGTCGACAAGCTGATCGCCGCGGTGCAGCCCACCCTCGACCGCATCTCCACGGACCTCGCCAACGGCGTGAAGAACGACAGTGTCGACCACGACACGAACCGGGACGTGCTCCGCGACCTCGACGCGACGGTCCGCCGCGCCGGCCAGGCCGGGCGGGACGCGGTGGCCACCTCGGTCGCGAAGAAGCTCTCCGAGGCGGTGCCCCAGGGTTCGGCTCAGCTGGGGCGGTTCGATGACGCGCTGGTCGAGCTGGCCAAGGACGGCGTGGGAGGGAAGCTCTCCTCCGCGGTGGCGGAGAAGCTGCGCAACGACTTCGGCCGCGTCGAGGCGGGCAAGGCGGTGCGCGACACGTCGGTGGATGCCACCAACGAGGTCCGCGCCGACTACGAAGCCAAGGCGGAAGAGCTGACCCAGGTGGAGACGCGGCTCAACGAGGAGCTCGTCCAGCTGGGGCCCGCGCTGACGCCGGAGGAGATCGAGGCGTACAAGGGAGCCTTCTGGGAGCGGGAGGAGAACGCGGACATCCGCGACGCCGCGCGCGCCGCGGGAGACACGCTCTCGCAGACGCTCGCCGCCAGCACCGCCGAACTCGAGGCGCTCGCGGCGCAGGGAGATCCGGGCGCGACGAAGGCGCTCTTCGATGGCTACAAGGCCCTGGCCGAAACGCCGAACCACGCGGATGAGGCCCTCCAGTTCGCCGGGCGCATCAACCAGGACGCCGGGCTCGCCAAGGCGCTGAGCAAGGAGTACGGCGGCGACTTCGAGCAGAAGCTGTCCGATGAAATCCTCGCGCCGGCGGTGCCGAACGCGCAGGCGGAGGCCATCGCCGAGGCAGGCGAGGGCGGCTTCGACGTGGCGATGGAGAATTTCAGCTCCCTCGTCAAGGGGCTGAAGACGGCCCACTCGCTCGTGAACATCCCCGGCGACGTCCAGCAGATGCTGACGGACATCCGGGACATCCGCGCCGGCACCTTCACGCAGGACCAGGTGCAGGAGAAGCTGGACGCCTGGGGGAACGAGTCGCCGCTGGGCAGGTCGCTGGCGGTCGCCACCCTCGGCCTCGGCCTCTATGACCTGCCCTCCCAGCTCGCGGACGGCGAGTACCTGGAGGCCATCAAGAACACCCTCTCCTCGTCCGCTGACGGAATCGAGCTGACCTCCGGCATCCTCAACACCCTGGGCAAGACGGGTGCGGCCACCGACGTGGCGAAGTTCGGCGCGAAGTTCGTCCCGCTGCTCGGGCTGGGCGCTGACGCCATCCAGGCGTACCAGGACGTCCAGGCGCTGCGGGACGGCGTCTCCGCAGGCGACGTGTTCAACCTCGCCGGCTCGGTGGTGTCGCTGGCGGGCGACATCGCCGGCGTCGTCCCGGTGGGGGGGACCGCGGTCGACGTGGTGGCCACGGTCGCGGGAGAGGCGCTCCGCGCGGTGGGCGGGCTCCTGAACGGCGACCTGGGCCCCGACCTCGAGGACTTCTCCGTGGACGAGGTGACCGACATCCTCCAGGACACGCTCGGCCTCTCGGAAGCGGAGGTGCAGTTGCTGGTGGGGAACACGAAGAGCGGCTACGGGCAGCGGCTGCAGGCGCTGGGCCTGGAGCCACTGCAGATCCGCGAGCTGCTCACCCAGACGGAGCCGCCGCTGTTCGCCTTCTCCGACGACCTCGGGAGCTTCGAGCCGATGGGCGACGCCCGATTCCTCTTCGAGACGCTCGCCGCGTTTGGCATGAGCGGGGACGCAGCGTTCGAGTTCATCCAGGAGCACGGCAACGCGCTGTCGGCGTTCGAGCAGCTTGACGACGCGAACCCGTTCGCTCCCCTGGAAGCGACGCTGGGGGGCGCGATCTCCACTGGCGACTTCTCCGCCTACCGCGAGGAGGCGCTGCGGTGGCTCCCGGGTGAAATCGTCGAGGACCTGGAGCCCTACCTGGACGCGACGCCGAACACCGGATTCTTCGAGGCGTGAGGCTTGAAGGCGGCTCCGGGGAGCGTGGCCCCGGAGCCGCCCGCGTCACCTCGCTCTTGAGGGAGATGACGGGGTCCACCCGCACCGCGCGGCACGCGGGCAGGTAGGAGGCGAACACGGCCACGCCACCGAGCGCCAGCGCGACGAGGCTCAGCACGAAGCGCCGTGGACGGCCCCGGCGGCTGGTGCAATCTCGGCGCGCCCCCGGGCGTCAATGTCACCGGGCCGCTGGCCGTGCCCGTCGTCGCCAATGGCATGCAGTGCGGTGACGTGCTCGGCTCGGACGGACAGCCCTGGATGACTTCAGGGCCGTCGGTGCCCGGTGCGCCATGGTCGCCGATGGGCTCGGCGGCCACGGCAGCGCAGAAGCGGGGCGCCTGGCACGGCACGGGCGAGAGCAGAGAGGCAGGGGAATGAGCCTGCCTTGAAGCAACACGGGCTGGATTCCCGAAGGGCCTGAGCGACATCCCGCGCTATCCGAGCGCCGCCTTCCCATCCGGCTTGCGCTGGAACCTGTAGAGCACGAAGCCCACCGCGAGCGCGACGGCCCCGGCGACGAGGTTCGCGCGCTCCGCACTCAGCGCGAAGACGACGCACAGTGCGGCGGCGGCGAGGGGAATCACGGGTCCCCCCGGGATGCGGAACGCGTTCGCGGGTGCCTGGAGCTTGCGGCGCAGCACGGGCACCGCCAGGGCCGTGCCGAAGTACGTGGCGAGCCGGGCCACCACGGAGAGCGTGGCGAGCACCTCGAACGAGCCGGAGAACGCCAGGGGCAGCGCGATGGCCGTCTGCGTGAGGATGGCGACCGTCGGCGTGCGGTAGCGCGGATGCAGCGTGGCGAGCGCAGCGGGGCCAAAGCCGTCCTGGGCCAGCGCGTACAGGTAGCGCGGCCCGGCGAGCACGGTGTTGCTATTGGTTCCCAGGATGGACAGCACCCCTCCCACCGTCATGAGGAGCCCACCCCAACCCCCGAGGAACCGCGAGGCGGCGTTGGCGAGCGGCGTCTGCGCGTCCGCGACCCCGGGCAACGTGCCCAGCGCCACCCACTGCACCGCCGTGTAGATGAGTGTGACAACGCCTATCTGCACGATGAGCGCGAAGGGCACGTCGCGGCGTGGGTTCTTGAACTCACCCGCTGGAGCCGCCGTGTTCTCGAAGCCGGCATAGGCGAACAGCAGCAGCAGCACCGCGGACCCCAGGTTGCCTCCCTCCCTGGGGGCCACCGACGTCGCCAGCGGAACGGACACGGAGAAGAGGCCCACGGCGATGAACACCAGCAGTGGCACCGTCTTGGTGACGGCGAGGAACACCGCGGTGCGCGCGCCACCCTTCACGCCCACGACGTTGATGGCCGTGAGCGCGAGCAGGGGCACGGCGATGGCCAATCCCTGGCCCAGGCCCGAGTTCGCCGTTGGCCACAGGAAGCCCAGCGCGCGGGAGAAGCCAACGGATAACGAGGCCACGGACGAGACGCGCGCAAGCCACGTCATCCAGCCGACCTGGAATCCCACCCGTTCTCCAAAGGCTTCACGCGTGTAGAGATAGGCGCTGCCGGGCTTGTCGAAGTAGCTGGCCGCCTCCGCGAAGCAGAGCACGAGCAGCAGCACCGCCAGCCCCGCGAGCATGACGGCGCCTGTGCTGGCCGAGCCCAGGTTCGCGGCGGCCGCCGCGGGCAGCAGGTAGACACCGCTGCCGATGACGTCGTTGATGGAGAAGCCGACGATTTCCCAGCGCGAAACCGCGCGCCGCATGCCCGGCTCTTGAGGAGGTGAATGGGTTTCGGTGGTCATGGATGGAAGGGGAGGGGAACCCACTGGAGCACAGATGCGGTGAATCCACGAATTCGCCTCCACTCGGCGACTGACGCCCCACGTTCACGAACTGCGGCAGGAGCCGTTAGGATGGCGACGGCGGGCGCCGCGTTGGGGGGCGTAGGTCGCAAGGGCGAATGAGCCAGGGAGCGCAATCATGAAGAACACGGTGAACAAGACCCGCATCTGTCTCTGGTACGAACACAGTGCCGAAGAAGCCGCTGCGTTCTATGCCCGCACCTTTCCCGGCAGCTCCGTTGGTGCCAGTCACCGCGCACCGGGCGACTACCCGGACGGAAAGGAGGGCGATGTCCTCACGGTGGAGTTCACCGTGCTGGGCATTCCGTGCCTCGGCCTCAATGGCGGCCCTGCCTTCAAGCACAGCGAAGCCTTCTCGTTCCAGATCAGCAGCCGGGACCAGGAAGAGACGGACCGCTATTGGAATGCCATCGTCGGCAACGGCGGTCAGGAAAGTCAGTGCGGGTGGTGCAAGGACAAGTGGGGACTCTCGTGGCAGATCACCCCTGCTGCCCTGACGGACGGCATGTGCGATCCAGATCCGGCCGCGCGCAAGCGGGTGTTCGCCGCGATGATGGAGATGCAGAAGATCGACATCGCGGCGATTGAAACGGCCCGCAGGGGTTGAGTGCGTCGTGCCCTTGCTTCAGTGCCTCCAGGTCCCGGAGTTCCAGCGCGCTGTGACGCCGTCCTTGTCATTGATGACGAGGTTGCCGTCGCTCTGGAGGAATCGGACTGCATGTGGGCTGACAGCGCCCCCTGGCCCCGGTGTTCGCCGTCCACAGGACGCTCGTCGCGTCCCAGAGGATCAGGTTCCCATCGCTCTGCAGGACGAGCGAGAACCGGCGGTCATTCGACCACATCGCATGTCCCAGCGAGAGGCTCTGGCTGGCGACGAGGATGTTCGTCCCCACGCCCACGGCCTGCCGGGCGGCGGTCACGGAGGCGATGTCGGCCGGGCTGTACCCGAGCTGCGCGGCGGCTTGCTCCGTGGCGAGCTTCGCGTCGGCGAACGTGGCCATCGTCTTGCCAAGCAGCAGCACCGTGTTGGCCCGGTGGAAGACCAGGGCCGCCTTGGCGATGCCGATCCCGCGCACGAGGATGGAGGAGCGGCCCCGTGGGTGCTGGCCGCCCTGGGACAGCAGATAGAACGCCAGGTTGGGAATGCCCGAGCTGTAGTGGACGTCGGTGAACAGGCTGAAGGTCTGGTCGAAGTAATCCAACGATTGCCCGTCGAGCCGCGGGTCGTTCATGTCGCGGAGGAGGCCTGGCTTCGCCTCGCCCGTGCCCGGGCACGATTAATGGCGGGCGAGGTGGCGAACGGCGTCGAGGATGCGCGTCATGCCTTTCAACTTGGCGTCGAAGTGGCGGATGCGTCTCGCGTTGCCGAGGTCTTCGCTTGGCTGCCGCCCGAAGGCCGCGAGGCCCTTCGTCCGGAGTACCTGGCCTGGTGCCAGATCGACGCTAAACTCCGCCCCATGTCCTCAGCGCTCGAGTCCGGACTCTACGAGACACTCCTCAGCCTGGAACTACACAACCGCCTGGAGGCATCGAAGCGCGAAGGCTGGTGGCATGAAGTGCAGCAGTGCGATGCGGCGTTGAGGCCGGAAGTACTCGCGCGCCACGTGTACATGCTGGCGCGCCGCGCGCTGGCCTCGGTGCCCGCGGACGAGGCACAGGTAGAGAAGCAGGTGCACCTCACCAATGAGCTCATCTCCCTGCTGCGGAAGGTGGGCAACGACGACACCATCCTCGCGACGGACCAGGTCACCGAAGAGGCGCAGCTGCTGCGCGAGGCGCGACGCGTAGAAAACCCTTTGGCGAAGCAGAAGCCGACGATCCGTCCGCACCTCTCCCTCGCGGAGAGCGGGCTGATGGTGAATGGCCGCCGCGACTACCAGGTGGGGCCCGAGCTCGCGCGGGAAATCGAGAGCGCGGACCGCATCGACCTCCTGTGCGCCTTCGTCCGCTTCGCCGGCCTGCGCCTGGTGCGCAAGCAACTGGAGGACTTCGTCCGCCGGGGAGGCCGGCTGCGCGTCATCACCACCGTCTACACTGGCTCCACGGAGCGCCGTGCGCTCGACGAACTCGTCGCCCTGGGTGCCGAGGTGAAAATCTCCTTCGAGACGGACCAGACGCGCCTCCATGCCAAGGCCTGGCTCTTTCACCGCAAGACAGGGCTGCACACGGCCTACATCGGCTCGTCGAACCTGACGCACAGCGCGCTGGTGGAGGGGTTGGAGTGGAACGTGCGGGTGAGCCACGCGGACAATGCCAGCATCATCGAACGTGTCGGGGCCACCTTCGAGCAGTACTGGAGCGAGCCGGAGTTCGTTACCTACCGCCCGGACACGGACGGGGAGCGGCTGTCCATGGCGCTCGCGCGGGAGCGGGGAGGCTCGGGGACTTCCGCGCTGGAGCGGCTCGTCTCGCTCAACATCGAGTTCGAGCCGAAGGCGCACCAGCGGCAGATGCTCGAAGCGCTGGAGGCCGAGCGCCAGCATGGGCACTGGAGGAACCTCGTCGTCGCCGCGACGGGCACGGGCAAGACGTGGGTGGCCGCCTTCGACTACCGGCGCCTGCGCGCCCGGGGGCATGAGCGGCTCCTCTTCGTCGCCCACCGGGACGAAATCCTCCAGCAGAGCCAGCAGGTCTTCCAGTTGGTCCTGCGCGACGCCGCGTTCGGCGAGCGACTCGTCGCGGGAGAGCGCCCCGTCAACGGTGCTCCGCACGTCTTCGCCTCCGTCCAGTCCCTGCAGCGGCAGCTGGAGTCCCTGGCGCCGGAGTCGTACGACGTCGTGGTGGTGGACGAGTTCCACCACGCCGAAGCACCGACGTATCGGAGGCTGCTGGAGCGACTGAAGCCCCGCGTCCTGCTCGGGCTCACCGCGACGCCAGACCGCGGAGACGGCCAATCCGTGCTGAGCTGGTTCGACGGGCGCATCGCCTGCGACGTCCGGCTCTGGCAGGCGCTCGAACAGGGGCTGCTCTGCCCCTTCCAGTACTTCGGCGTGAATGACAACACCGACCTCTCGTCGGTGACCTTCAAGCGGGGCACGTACGCCAAGAGGGAGCTCGAGGCGATGTACACCGGGGATGACGTCCGGGCCCAGCGCATCCTCCAGGCCGTGGCGGAGTACATCCATGTCCCCCAGGTCATGCGTGCGCTCGGGTTCTGCGTGGGTGTCACGCATGCGGAGGTGATGGCGCGCCACTTCAACGCCGCGGGCCTCAAGGCCGTGGCGCTGCATGCGGGCTCACCGGACGAGGAGCGCCGCGACGCCGTGTCAAAGCTGCGACGCGGCGAGCTCCAGGCCGTCTTCACCGTGGACCTCTTCAACGAAGGCGTGGACATCCCGGAGGTGGACACGCTCCTGCTGCTCCGGCCGACGGAGAGCGCCACCATCTTCCTCCAGCAACTAGGCCGCGGCCTGCGTTGGTCCCAGGGCTCGGGCAAGAGCGTGCTCACGGTGCTCGACTTCATCGGGCAGGCGAATAGGCGCTACCGCTTCGACGTGCGCTACCGGGCCATTGTCGGAGGTACGCGGCGGCAGCTCGAACACGAGCTGGAGCACGACTTCCCACGCCTGCCGCCGGGCTGCGCCATCCGGCTGGACCGGATGGCCCGCGAGCACGTGTTGCACAACATTCGGGCCGCCGTGCACCAGGCGAGGCGCATGCTCCTGGAAGAGCTCCAGTCCTTGCCTCGTGAGACGCGCCTCCCCGCCTTCCTGGAGGCCACCGGCTACGAACTGGAGGAAGTCTATGGCCGCCCTTCGGAGCGCAGCTCGTTCACCGCGCTGCGCCGCGAAGCCAGCTTCGAGCAGCGTCCTGCTGGACCGCAGGAGGCTGCGCTTTCAAAGGCGGTGGCCCGGCTCCTTCATGTCGGTGATGAAGAGCGGCTGAATTCGTGGCAGGCCTGGGTGTCCCAGCCTGCGGCGCCGGTCGTAGCGGCGCCCGGCAGTCGCGAGCAACGGCTCCAGTGGATGCTCTTCACGGCGCTTGGCTTCCGGAGCCGTCCGGTGTCCGAGTGGTCGCAGGCCATGGCAGAGCTGTGGGCCTGTGCGGCTTTGCGCGAGGAGCTGCTGGAACTGCTGGCGTTGCTCGCGGACCGGAGCCGGCGCGTGCACACGCCACTGGACGCATCAGGCCCCGTGCCGCTGGCGAGCCATGCGACGTACGGGCTCTACGAGGTGATTGCGGCCTACGGAGTGTTGGGGACGAAGGGAATGCTCCGGGAGGTGCGAGAGGGCGTCCTGTGGGTGGAGGAACATCGGACGGACCTGCTCTTCATCACCCTCGACAAGTCGGACGCGGACTTCAAGCCCACCACGCGCTACGCGGACTATGCCGTCTCACCGGGGCTGTTCCATTGGGAGTCGCAGAACTCCACGTCCTCCTCCTCACCGACGGGCAGGCGGTACGTGGAGCACGTCGAGCGCGGGACGCGCGTCATTCTCTTCGTGCGCGAGCGCAAGAAGGATGACCGCGGCGAGTCGATGCCCTACCTGTGCCTGGGCCCGGCCCGCTACGTGAGCCACGAGTCGGAGAGGCCCATGCGAATCCTCTGGGAGCTGGAGCGCTCCATGCCCGCGGAGTTCTTCCAGGCCACCAAGGTGGCGGCCGGGTAGGGCACGGCCTACAGCTTCAGCCCCCACGTCTCGCCAACGAGGTCATGACCTAAGCTGTCCTCCGGTTGGGGGCGCTCGGATGACGAGCGCGCAGTACATGGGGCCCGCCGAGGCGCAGGCCCTCGCGGACTTCGCGGCGCACTTCTCCGCGCGCGGGTGTTGGAAGCGGCGGGATTCGAACCCACGGCCAGCGTTGCGAAAACCCCAGCAGAATCGCGCCCTTACCTCGCAAACGCCCGGAACCATTCGGATTCGACTTCCCTCCGCGTCCCGCCCTGTCCCGGCCCGTCCCAGCACATTCCGCAGGCTCCTGCGACATACGTGCAACATGGCGCCAGCCCCCAGGCCAGTGAGGGCCGGCACCTGGGCGCCGTCCTAGTTCGTGCTGATCTCGTCCTGGGATGCCTCAAAGCCTTGGGGACGCCGAATGCCCAGCTCGGTCAGCGCCTCGCCGGCCAGCTTCATGAGCTTGAGCAGCTCGGCTTCCGCGTCCTCCTGCCCGAAGACCTCACCATCCCCCAGCCAGTGGCGCAGGTCCGCTGCCAGCTCGCGCGCTGATTGGTAGCGGTTATCAGGCGACGGTTGGAGAAGCCGCCCCAACGTCACGCGCAGCCCCTGCGGGAGGTTCTCCGTCAACGCGTCTAGGGTCGCCTGCGTGTAGGTCGCCGCACGCCAGATCACGTCTTCAACCAAGGGGTGACTGTTCGCGAGCCGGGCCCGCCTGATGGCACGCCGGACGCGCGTCCGCTGCCGCTTCGACAGCGAATCCTTCACGCTTTCAGTGAGTTCGTCTGGGGCGTCGAGAATGTTCTTCCCTGTCGCGATTTCGAGCATGACGACGCCGAGCGCGAAGAGGTCCGAACGTGCATCAACACGCCCGGTCAGAAGCATTTCGGGGGAAGAGTAGAACGCATCCCCCAGCGGACGGCGCACCGTGGATGAAACGCGCCCAGGCAAGTCCGACAGGGCGAGTCCGAAGTCGGCAACCTGCACGCCCCCCTTCCAGTCAACGAAGATGGTCCCCACGTCGACGGCCCGGTGAACGATGTTGAGGGGCTTCCCCTCGCCGTCCTTGGCCTCGTGGGCGTGCTCAAGGGCCGCAGCCACCTTCGCACCCACGTACAGCGCGAACAGGGGCGAGAACCGGCGCCCGCACTCCGCAGCGAGCGTCAGCATGTCGCTCACGCTGTGCCCTGACGGATGATCGGTGATGACGTACCAGCACCCTTCCGCCTTGTGCATCCCGTGGACGCGAAGGATCCCCGGATGGTTGAGGAAGGTCGCAAGACGCACCTGCTCTTCGAGCCTTACCCTTGCCCGCTTGATGCGCGCCCCTTCCAGGCCCGTCTGGGGGCCAACCGCCTTGAGCAGCACCTTCCCCCGGGGGTGGTTCCCCTCCAGCGTCCGGCGCCGCGCGACGAAGAGGCTCAGCCCGTGGTGCGCTTCGCCCAGGTCTTCGCGGAACTCGTACCGAAAACCGCCTGTCGTGAAGAGAATCGCCCCTCGGGGAACCTTGAACTCGATTGCCGGCATGCTCGTGCCTCCACTTGCTCGCGCGGGCACCGAAGCCAACGC
This genomic interval carries:
- a CDS encoding serine/threonine protein kinase — translated: MPAIEFKVPRGAILFTTGGFRYEFREDLGEAHHGLSLFVARRRTLEGNHPRGKVLLKAVGPQTGLEGARIKRARVRLEEQVRLATFLNHPGILRVHGMHKAEGCWYVITDHPSGHSVSDMLTLAAECGRRFSPLFALYVGAKVAAALEHAHEAKDGEGKPLNIVHRAVDVGTIFVDWKGGVQVADFGLALSDLPGRVSSTVRRPLGDAFYSSPEMLLTGRVDARSDLFALGVVMLEIATGKNILDAPDELTESVKDSLSKRQRTRVRRAIRRARLANSHPLVEDVIWRAATYTQATLDALTENLPQGLRVTLGRLLQPSPDNRYQSARELAADLRHWLGDGEVFGQEDAEAELLKLMKLAGEALTELGIRRPQGFEASQDEISTN
- a CDS encoding IS66 family transposase zinc-finger binding domain-containing protein, translated to MDAADQYEEAEEVDVVERRFILKRHRRQKYRCGCGGCVETALGPPELQRGGRYSLDPLDAAFADMHSGVNARGVVVF
- a CDS encoding DUF3427 domain-containing protein, which codes for MSSALESGLYETLLSLELHNRLEASKREGWWHEVQQCDAALRPEVLARHVYMLARRALASVPADEAQVEKQVHLTNELISLLRKVGNDDTILATDQVTEEAQLLREARRVENPLAKQKPTIRPHLSLAESGLMVNGRRDYQVGPELAREIESADRIDLLCAFVRFAGLRLVRKQLEDFVRRGGRLRVITTVYTGSTERRALDELVALGAEVKISFETDQTRLHAKAWLFHRKTGLHTAYIGSSNLTHSALVEGLEWNVRVSHADNASIIERVGATFEQYWSEPEFVTYRPDTDGERLSMALARERGGSGTSALERLVSLNIEFEPKAHQRQMLEALEAERQHGHWRNLVVAATGTGKTWVAAFDYRRLRARGHERLLFVAHRDEILQQSQQVFQLVLRDAAFGERLVAGERPVNGAPHVFASVQSLQRQLESLAPESYDVVVVDEFHHAEAPTYRRLLERLKPRVLLGLTATPDRGDGQSVLSWFDGRIACDVRLWQALEQGLLCPFQYFGVNDNTDLSSVTFKRGTYAKRELEAMYTGDDVRAQRILQAVAEYIHVPQVMRALGFCVGVTHAEVMARHFNAAGLKAVALHAGSPDEERRDAVSKLRRGELQAVFTVDLFNEGVDIPEVDTLLLLRPTESATIFLQQLGRGLRWSQGSGKSVLTVLDFIGQANRRYRFDVRYRAIVGGTRRQLEHELEHDFPRLPPGCAIRLDRMAREHVLHNIRAAVHQARRMLLEELQSLPRETRLPAFLEATGYELEEVYGRPSERSSFTALRREASFEQRPAGPQEAALSKAVARLLHVGDEERLNSWQAWVSQPAAPVVAAPGSREQRLQWMLFTALGFRSRPVSEWSQAMAELWACAALREELLELLALLADRSRRVHTPLDASGPVPLASHATYGLYEVIAAYGVLGTKGMLREVREGVLWVEEHRTDLLFITLDKSDADFKPTTRYADYAVSPGLFHWESQNSTSSSSPTGRRYVEHVERGTRVILFVRERKKDDRGESMPYLCLGPARYVSHESERPMRILWELERSMPAEFFQATKVAAG
- a CDS encoding VOC family protein yields the protein MKNTVNKTRICLWYEHSAEEAAAFYARTFPGSSVGASHRAPGDYPDGKEGDVLTVEFTVLGIPCLGLNGGPAFKHSEAFSFQISSRDQEETDRYWNAIVGNGGQESQCGWCKDKWGLSWQITPAALTDGMCDPDPAARKRVFAAMMEMQKIDIAAIETARRG
- a CDS encoding APC family permease, yielding MRRAVSRWEIVGFSINDVIGSGVYLLPAAAAANLGSASTGAVMLAGLAVLLLVLCFAEAASYFDKPGSAYLYTREAFGERVGFQVGWMTWLARVSSVASLSVGFSRALGFLWPTANSGLGQGLAIAVPLLALTAINVVGVKGGARTAVFLAVTKTVPLLVFIAVGLFSVSVPLATSVAPREGGNLGSAVLLLLFAYAGFENTAAPAGEFKNPRRDVPFALIVQIGVVTLIYTAVQWVALGTLPGVADAQTPLANAASRFLGGWGGLLMTVGGVLSILGTNSNTVLAGPRYLYALAQDGFGPAALATLHPRYRTPTVAILTQTAIALPLAFSGSFEVLATLSVVARLATYFGTALAVPVLRRKLQAPANAFRIPGGPVIPLAAAALCVVFALSAERANLVAGAVALAVGFVLYRFQRKPDGKAALG